The sequence GAAGTGGGTGGGcagaggaaggtctttgctcaagGAGGCACTGGGGGACTTTAACCAGGCTCTGGCCactaaggggtgggctgagggcctGGACAGTGGCCTTCACAGAGAAGAAATGGCACCTGGCAAGATGAAGGACCTATGTTTTGAGTAGTACAGGGACCCTGTAGAAAAGCCCCGCCTATCTACTTGGTTCCTGCTGTAGTTCTTTGCCTCCCAACCCAGGAACTAAGAATGGCCTTGCTGGGCTTCCCTTCCTATCAGGGTTCCACAGTGGCTCCTCTGGAGTACCCAGCACCCACAGAGGCCCCTCTGACCTCTCCAGGGGACCTACTCCTAAACCCAATCAGAGCTTCCTTAAACTGAAATGCCCATTTAAATTCATTGGTCCTGATAGCTCAGCCCAAAGCTGCCTGCCCCGGGCTGAACCCTATATGCGGGGGCCTAAGGGTCCAACCTGGTGCTTGGTTTATGGCTGGAATTTGGAGATCTGGCCAGTACTCTGGGGACATACAGAGCCTCCTTTAAGACCCTGTAAACTGATGGGCCAAGCTTTGTTCATCCTCTCCCCATCCATATACACAAACTTCCCTTCTTTAGCTTACCACCCCCTACTGTCTCAGAACATGCAATGGAGTCTCTTGTTTGAGGAGGGGTGGGGAAAAAATCACAGCATGCAGTGGAAACATCaaacaatgaaaaacaaaacaaaagactgGTCCCCAGGGCCTCTGGAAGAGGCTTGGTAGCAAAATGCCTTCCCTAAATCTGGCAAGCATCATCAGTACCACAGGGATGCTGACAGTACGGTGTCCCCCAAAACGTGAACATTGGTCTTAGGATCTAGAGAGGTGAAAGGACTCTCACAATACCATgctttgggggaagattgagaactGAAGGAGAGACCAAGAGGTCATGATGCCTTCCCAACTCTACGGAACTATGACCCTTCTTAGATCATGTGGTACCTCAAAACCCCAACCACCTTACTCAAAAGAGGAACTTTGAAGGAGCAGGATGAGGTGGGGTGGAGGGAAGCAGGGGATGGATGGGCCTGACTGATTTGGAAGATGGAGGAGTCCAGCTGTAAGAAAGGGTGTGTGACAGTGGTTCTTGGTGTCTACACTAACCCCATTACCCCCATGGGTACAGCAAATTGATTGGATGGGGGTTCCCAGCAGAACTCCCTTTGCATATTCAACCCCTTGGGGGCAGAGAGAGGGGGTATTAACTGGGCACTTGTTTCTGTTTCCCAAGGGGAGCATGGCCTTAGCCCCTACCAGTATCCTGGGGGTGAGCCCTGAAATTCTGAGATCTGGGTACAGGTAAGGAGAAGCTGGGTTGGTTGGGGAAGGAGGCTGTCCTATAAGGCTCTAGGCCTGGCCTCCACGTTACTTCTTCTCCTTCTTGCCGGACTTCTTCTTGTTTCCATTGCCACCCGCTGGGGTCTTGCCATCCCTCTTGCCAGGTGCATTGGTGAGTGTGGCATTGCTGCCAGGGATGTAGACGTTCTGGCGGTAGTCGGGCACATGCTGCAGGGTGAACTGGGGTCCATAGCGGGCACTCAAGCCCATGGTGCCAGCGCCTCCTCCCAGGGTGGAGCTCCCATCAGCAGCTTCTGCAGAGAGAAGAAGGTCAGATCATCAGATGAGGGCAGTGACTCTCGTCCTACAAGCAGTTACTCAATGCCTTCAAAAATACCCTGAAGCTGACCATGATGAACATTGGGAATACACCATGTAGTCTGGATCCACAAGGAGTTGAAGGTACAGGTTAAGAGTGAGAAAGCCTAGGtttgattcccaactatttttCTTACTGTGATCCTGGATAAGTCGATCTAAACTCCCTGTGTTGCCTCGATTTTCTGAGCTGCAAAATGGGGGTAGTAATAGTATCCACTTGTTCTGGTTTGGATGAAATCTAAAACTAGAAAATATACATGAAGTACCTAGAATGGTGCCTGGTGCTTGGCCAATGCTCAGAATATGTTGGATAGTATTTCCCTCAGGGCTAAGACCCTTGGCTCCCAAATCCTTGCCCTAGCTAGCCCTTCTCCAGGGAACATCTAGCTTCCACATTAGACCATGGTTGGCACATAATCCTTTTCTTCTCCAACCATGCCCAGCACAGAGTAGTGAATCAGAAGTTCTATTATCGGGAGGAGGGACTCTTCCAAACATTCACGTCTTGGAAGCATTTGACGGCCTACTCTGTGTCAAGCGCTTTGTTCCATGTTTCACATGCAGCCTCAACCCAACACCCAATGAGATATATGGGATTATCCTCATTTTTCAGGTGAGGGTTGAACCAAGGCTGAGAGAAGCCCAATACCTGACCTGAAGCTTGGTCTAAGTGTATCTAAGCATATGCTGCAGGCTACAGCtactccctccaccactgccaCCAGCTAGGATCTTATCCCTGCTCTGAGGGCAAAGGAGGTGAGAGGAGAAGATAGGGATGAATCATGCACTAGGAGAGTGAGAAGATGATGACTTGGGGGACCACATTAGGTATAGCAAAGATAGACAGAGGCTCAAAATGTCTAAGCTAAATGACATCTGAAAGTGCAGCCAGCCCAACTGTTTGCTGCACAAAAGAAGAAACTGATGTCCCTAGCTCAGCATCTCAGAATCTGCATGGTAACAGGAGCTCCAGGTGACTTGTAGGTACTTTAAGGTTAAAGCACATTAATAATTATCATAGGGtttttatgaggattaaatgagatagtgCTTCATCCAAGCTTCATCCAATGCCCAGGataagtgcttaataaatgttaGTCACTGCTGTTGTCATACCATCATTGTTTCACTCATCTACACTATTACTCTCTCTGGCTGGGTGGAGGGTGCTGAAGGGAAACAGGAATTTTACTCTTTGGGCTCACTGCTGAAAGACCCCCGAATCCTCTGTGGCAGGGAAAGAGTTAAAACCCCAGGAATGCCCAGCCGGGCTGCCCGGAGAACTTGCCTCTCAACCTCCCTCGGCCCCCACCCTAGACCCTGGAAGCCTGAGAGAGTGACTAAAGCCGGAGAGGCTGAGTAATCCTCGGATACCAACCAGGGATTGAgaaacaggaaatatttttcaatgcCGGGGAGAGGGGACAGGCATAAGAGGAGGAAGAACAGAGATGAGTCTTTCTGCCCTCCAGGCCCAGGACTGGGTTTCTGCAGCCTCCATTTCAAGTTCCAAATCCCTGGAGCTGAGGGCCTTCTGGGGGCAGGGACAAGGCTAGGTGGGAAAGAGCAGCTGCCggcttccttctctccttccccaCCGGTCCCCTCCCCCAGCCCTTTCATTGGGCTGACATTTCCCTGTTTTCCCTAATTAACTCCAGGAGGGAACTGAGTCCCCAGAcgcctgccccctcccctccagccGCCAGCCCCCAGCCACTTCTAACCTCCTCCAGCCTGGGAATGGAAGCGGGGGAAGGGCCCAGATCCAGCTTCAAAGAACCAAGATTCCAGAGTGATTTAGGGATAGAAGGAAGGGGAGACCCAGGAGGTGCCAGAGAGCAAAAAGAGGAGTGTTTCAACTGCACTGTCCacagaagaaaaagaggaagaaatgcaGAGAAACAGGGATAAAGGAGGCAGAACAGAAAGAGAAAAGGCACTTCACAGACTCTGTGTGCACCCAAGATCTCTGAGAAGTATCCAGAatggtgaaaatgtcagagcacgcTCCTGCCCACCTTGTGGGGAAAGGAGATGGGGAATCCAACATGTATGAGACAGAGACCGACACTGGAGTTCTGTCTGGCAAAGCTCTGCCGCGAGGAGCTGCTGATCTTAGCTCAGGCCTGTTTGCTCTTCTATAATCTGAGGGGAAGAAGTTGCATTGCCAACTTTTACCTTCTATATAATCAGTTCTCCTAAACTCTTTCTACATCCTTCCCCCAACTCCCAGACCCACACTGGGCAAGGACCAGGATTTTCTCTTAGTCTAAGATGAGAGAGACTtagaaaagcgtggcctgaggaggCGGGGTGACTGATGCTGACTTCTCTCCTGGGCTAGCCCCACCACTGCCCAGTTACCATCCTCTGACCCCACCCAGCCCAGGGCTGAGGCAAAGACTCACAGTAGCCACAGAGGCCTGAGGAAGCTGCACCTGAGCTGGTGAAGCTGCCAACTGCAGCCTCCTTTGGAACACACATCCCCCAAGGATCCCCCTACTCCTCTCtctctgtatctctctctctctctctctctctctctctctctctctctctctctctctccctctctctcactgacCCTCAGCAGCCCCACAAGCCTGGCTGGGCTGGGCTCCAGGAACCTCTCTGGTTCTGGGGCCAAGAAGTGGGTGTGAAAGTGAGAGCGCTTGACCCTGCCACCTCCCTCCTAGGTCCATTCCCCAGGGCCCAAGGGCAGCCTTGGGTCAGGACCTATGTGGCTTAGAGAGGTGGAGTCCTGACAGGGGAGCGTGCGCTGCTATGGCCCTGCTCCAGGGAGAACTTCTGGGAGGGTTTTGGGCCATAAATACTGTTTCCATTTCTGTTTTTAACATCTGGATTTAGGCTAAAAAGCCAACTTTCTGGCCTTAGGGCTCAAGGCCACAACAGCTAAATAGACCAGTTTACTTCCCTCAGGGGCTGGACTTGGCATCTCCCCAGAGTTGCCTGCCTCTTTCATACTCAACAGCTGGCCTCTCTAGGATTACAGCCCATCAGACCTGGGAAAGCTCTACCCCAGGGGGCTGGCAGCCCCTACCACCTCTTCCTTCCTAGTCCTTTCATCAGCCACAGGCCCAACCCTACTTAACCTCACAGACATCTAGAGTAGGGTTGCCAGAGAACAAAAATACAGGGTGTCTAGTTAtacttgaatttcagataaacaatgaGTAATATTTTTAGTAGTCCATCTGATGCAACATTTGAGATAAACGTATGCTAAAATAGCACTTGTTGTTcacctgaaattcaaatttaactggccatctttattttaaaaaatatttatttgggggctggggttgtggctcagcagtagagcgctcgcctagcacgtgcgaggccctgggtttggtcctcagcaccacataaaaataaataaacaaaataaagtttaaaaaattattttttagttgtagttggacacaatacctttatttatttatttatttatttttatgtggtgctgaggatcgaacccagggtcttgcatgtgctaggcaagcgctctactactgagccacaatcccagccccttaactggacatcttttattttaaactCTAATCTGGGAGAATAAGGAGGAGTTCAGCCTCTAGACATAACCAGTTAAAAGAAACTGAGGCTGGATCTAAAGGCAGAAAGTCAAAGTCACTGTCATAGAAAGAGAATGAGCTTGGGAGTAGAGCTGGGTTAGAATCATAGCTGTGATCAAAACTGTGCAGCTCAAAACAGGAGCCCCAccccaaacccacacccacagaagAGTGACATTTCACACCCCTCCTCTGTCAAATGTAAATCATCAGGTCTGCCTTGAAGGGCTGGTCAGGCGATTAATTGACATGAGGCACTTTGAGTTTAGTATGTGCTCTGGACCATGGTAGAGATATTATGGTTTCTCCTGGTTCTCTGCCCACCTATCCTCCAGATGTGCTGGAAGGCAGGACATAAGCCAGTGCCTTAACCCTTGTAGGCCCACATTTGCTGCTAAAGAAGCTAGCCGTTAGTAATAGGCATTCCTCTAATACTGCTTTTTTCCCTATAATGGGCCACTAAAGTTAATATTTAATCAATGGTAACCACTATGTATTCTAAGGACTCTGCCAATCCTGTGCTGAGGGCCTCCCTTACATTTGGCCTTCACAACACCacaattattaatattttgccCATTTCAAAATAAGTGAAACTGAGGCCTAGAAGAATTTACCCAAGGACTCACAGCTAAGTGGTGGCACCAGGGTTTGAATCCAAACTGACCTGCTTCCAAAGTCTGTGCTCTTAAGAACTAATGATATTATTCTACTTCCCTTGCTCAGGACCCTTGTGGTTTTTCAGAGACAGCCACCATTGACTGAGTCTCTATTACATGTGAGGCTCTTTGTTAGCTTTGTGGGAAAATCCTAGTACTGGTCTAAAGGTGGGGGCAG is a genomic window of Callospermophilus lateralis isolate mCalLat2 chromosome 5, mCalLat2.hap1, whole genome shotgun sequence containing:
- the LOC143399805 gene encoding protocadherin gamma-B5 isoform X10 → MVPEAWRSGLQAPPNTDWRFSQAQRPGTSGSQNGDETGTWPNNQFDTEMLQAMILASASEAADGSSTLGGGAGTMGLSARYGPQFTLQHVPDYRQNVYIPGSNATLTNAPGKRDGKTPAGGNGNKKKSGKKEKK